TGAATTTTTCCAATGCCACGCCGGAAAGGATCACCGAAGGCATCAAAAGATTGGGCCGGGCGATCGGTCGGATGCTCGAAAGCTAGTTTTTGGGAGTCAAAAGCCAAGGCGACAGCCGACCGGAACACGGGGGGCTGCCGCCTTGGGAGTTGATTCGGCTAGATTTCCAGGCTTCTGTGGACCAGCCAGTTGTCCAGACGCCGGCTGATGGCTGACACCTTGTCCCTGAGCTTGGCGTATTTGGCTTGATCGGCCTTGAGGACATCCAGGTAAGGCAGATACCCTTCGATCGCATCCAGGCACTGCAGGCTTTCTTGGTACAGACGCTCGACCTTGTTCTTGTCCTTGCGGATATCCTCAATATGCAGCCTGTAGGTGGCGAAGGCGGTCTTCTGCTGCTCGGTGCCCTCCATGCGCGCGATATTCAGCAGCTCCTCGAAGGAGTATTCCGGATGCGACCGGCATTCCTCGAAAATCTCCCGAGGCAGCTTCTTCAGCTCCAGAATGCTCCTGACGTCCTCCACGGATACCCCCAGTACAGCAGCCAGCTGCTCCTTGGAGAAGCCGTACGCCAGAGCCTGGAGCACGGCTTCGGCGCGCCGGCAGGGGGTTAGATCCGGGCGCAGGAGGTCCTCCACTACCTCGGCCTCCAGGCTATCGCCCGTGCAGCATACGGCCGGTATAGTGGGCAGCCCTGCGGCCTTGGCTGCCCGGAGCCTGTCGACGCCGCCTATAATCTCTAGAGTGCCGTCTTGGCACACGCGGAAGGACACGGGCCGCAACGAGCCTTGCTCGCGGCAGTGCTCCAGGATGCTTTCCTGGAGCGCGAGGTCCGCGGGACAGGCTTCGTCGAGCTCGGGGCTGCATGCGAGCTCATCCATGGGGACATGGTACATCTCTCCACGTTTGAACCTGGCGCCACTTCCCATTACGCACCTCCCGTCCGGCTTGGCTGATGGGGTTTTGCCCCAGTCTACACCATTTCCGTTCCGCGAAGTCAATCGAAGCCGGTTCCGGTGCGTGCTAGCCGCCGCCAGCGTGCTGCTGAATTCCGCACCAGGCCTATCTAGTGAATATCTCGTGAATATGATCGCAAATTAACTTGTGGCCGGTGGAGACTCCGGGCAAAGTGGAATCGCTGCACACTTCCTGGAGGAACATATGGCTAACGAAAAAGATCAAGATACGGCCCTGAAACCGCTGCTGCCGCTCATCGGCGAGAAAGGCGTGCAGCGGATTATCGAATACCGCGGCTATCGCGACGGATGGGATAAGGGCCGCGGCCGATCGTTACAGTCCGCTTCTTTGCGCATGCTCGTGGAGCTTGCCGGCTATCTGCCAACGTTGCCCGTCATGCCTGATGTCGTGTTGACGCATGATGGCAACATATCCCTGGTCTTTACAGACCTCGCCGGCAAATCCGTGGAACTGGACCTGTTGCCGGACGGCTACTACCTGTACTCGGAAGGTCTCGACAACCTGGAACGGGAGTTCGACAAAGGCGAGCGCAAGGATCTGCTGGCGCTTTTACGGAAGCTGGTTTGATCTGACCGGCGATCCAGGACTCCCGGAACTGGCAGTTTCGGGTAACCCTGCCCGGAATCACTTGCGGGAACAGTGGCATCCAGATGCGCGGTTAGCGCCGGATAAAAATGCGCACTCATTGCTGAAGAGAGTGCGCTAATCGTCTTTCCGGGAGCGACCCTTTGGCTTGCCCAAGTCTTTGCAAACATTACTAAACAGGGAGAGGGGACTGCGCCCCTCTCCCTGGCTAACCTAGTCCCATGGCCTTCATGACTTTCTCGGCCGGTCGTCTCTCGGGCACGGTCTTGTGCTCGATCTTCCCTTCGTTCCATTCCTTGTTCACGTACAGGGCGCAAAAGCAGGCGCCGTACTCCGCGACATCGGGGTCACGGTAGACGCAGGGGCAGACGATGTCCCGGTCCTCTTCGAAGGTGCCGATGGCCAGGCGGCAGGGGCAGGACATGTAGCCGTAACGCTCCTTGTTGACCAACAGGTTTTCCAGGAGCGGCATGGTGTAGCTCATGTCCGCGTTGAACAGGTAGCCCTTGGCTTCCTGAATCGGCTTGAGCTTCTCGTAAAGCTGCTTGGCGTCCATGCCTAGGCTCCCAGGGCTGCCTGGAGTTCTTCCTTGTTGAAGCCCACCAGAACCTTACCCCCGACTACCATGGTCGGGAAGGACAGGGCCGGATTGTGCTTTTTGACCTCATCGACCGCCTGCTGGCGTTCCTCGCCCGCGAGCATATCCACATAGGTGCAGTCGTACTCGACGTTGTTGCTTTCCAGGTATTCCTTGGCCTTCTTGCAGTGGATGCAGGTGCTCAGGGCATAAATCTTCACCTTGGCGGGCATGGTGTGATCCTCCGGATTGTCTGGATTGGGGAAAAGCTAACTAGAGCCACAGTAATTCCCTTTGCCGAGGCTTCTGTCAAGCCGACCGGCTCAGGCAAAGTTCAAGCCGCCCTGCGGGCGAGGCGCGTTTCCAGCCGTCTGGCGGCCAGGGAGCAGGCCAGGCAGGCGAGCAGGTATAATCCGAGCACCGTGAGCCATATCTCGAAGGTGCGGTAGGTCGCGGCCATGAGCTCCAGGCCCTCGAAGGTCAGCTCCGGGATGGATATCACCGCCACGATGGACGAATCCTTGATGGTCGAGATGAACTGCCCGGCCAGTGGCGGGATCATGCGCCGCAAGGCCTGGGGCAGGATGACGCGCGTCATGCGCTGCCAACGGGACAGCCCCAGGGCGTAGGCCGCTTCCCATTGGCCGCGCTCGATGGATTGTACGCCCGAGCGCACGATTTCGGCGATGTACGCGCCTTCGTACAAGGCCAGGGTAGTCAGGGCCGACAGGAAGGCCGCCAATCTGCCGGGCGGGGCCATGATCCAGGCCAGACGTTCCTGCCAGGCTTCGGACAGGCCATAGGCCAGCTCCTGCGCGCCCAAGGCGGTCATGATCCAGTCGCCCACGAAGAAGTAGAACAGGAACACCAGCACCAGCGGCGGCGTGTTGCGCATGGTTTCCACATACGTGCGCGCGCACAGGCGCAGGAACAGGCTGCGTGACACGCGGCACAGCCCGGCCGCCACGCCCGCGGCCAAGGCCAGCAGCATGGTCCAGGCCGCCAGACGCAGGGTGGCGACGAACCCCTTCAGGAGCAAGCCGGGAGCAAGTGAGCCGTCCTCGCTCCTGCGCAGGATGGTCCGGCCCAGGAATGACCAGTCCCAGTCGTAGCCCAGCACCGTGGTCACGCGCCAAGCCAGCCAGCCGGCAGCGCCAGCCAGGACGAGCAGCAGGACGGCATCCAGGCCGGTAAAGCTTGTCGTGCGTTGCGGGTGCACGGATCAGGGCAGCCGATTGGCCCAGTCGCGGGTTTCGAACCAGTACGTGTAGCGTTCCGCGAACCAGCCCTCGGCCTGTACGGCGCGAATCCAGGAGTCCAGATAGTTGAGCGCGTCCGGATCGCCCTTGCGCACCGCTATGGCGTTGGGCTCGCTGGTGAAGGTGCCGGAGAAGGGCAGGAACAGCTTGTCCTTGTGCGCGATGGCCTCGAAGGCCGGCTTGGGCGCGGTGGACACGAAGGCATGGGCATTGCCGTTCAACAGCTCCTGCAAGGCCTGCGGCTCGGAGTCGAACAGGCGCAAAGTGGCCTTGGGCAGGTATTTCTGCGCGGCCTGGGCGGCGCTGGTGCCGGTGCGCGCGGCGATGACCACGCCGGGCTTGTCAAAGTCCTGCAGCTTGGAGAAGCCTTGGGCCTTCTGCCGGTGCGCCACCAGGGACATGCCCGTGACGTTGTAAGGGATGGAGAAGTTGACCTTGAGGGCCCGGTCCGGGCGGATGGACATGCCGCCGATGATCATGTCGAATTTGCCCGTGAGCAGGGCCGGGATGATGCCGGACCACTGCGTGTGCACCAGTTCGAGCTTCACGCCCATGTCCTGGGCCAGGCGGTTGGCCACATCGATCTCGTAGCCCATGAACTCGCCGTCCTTGTCCTTCATGGCCCAAGGCTCGAAGGTGGACATGCCCACGCGCAGCACGCCACGGCGCAGAACCTGCTCTATGGCGCTCTGGCTGGCCAGCTCCTGTTTCAAATTCGCGGCTTGCACAAGCGGGGCGGAGCAAAGCAGGAGGGCGATGCAGGCGAGGGCGAGAAGCGCTGTCGAAAGAATGTGGCGCATGAGGGCCTCCTTGGCTTGAGTTCATGCCGCATGGGCGGCGGGTGATGCGACGCTCTACAGAATCTGGCTCAAAAAGGCCCGCGTGCGCTCGTGACGCGGGTCCTCGAAGAAACTTTCGGGCGAGGCCTGCTCCACGATGCGTCCAGCGTCCATGAGCGCGATGCGGTCGCCCACTTCGCGGGCGAAGCCCATCTCGTGCGTGACCACGACCATGCTCATGCCTTCCAGGGCCAGTTCCTTCATGACCTCCAGCACCTCGCCGATCATCTCCGGGTCCAGGGCGCTGGTGGCCTCGTCGAAGAGCATGATGCGCGGCCGCATGGCCAATGCGCGGGCGATGGCCACTCGCTGCTGCTGTCCGCCGGAAAGCTGGTGTGGGTAACGTCCGCCCAGGCCGGACAGGCCCACGCGATCCAGCAGGCGCACGGCTTCGTTTTCGGCTTCGCGTCGGGACCAGCGCCGCACCAGGCGCGGGGCCAGCATGATGTTGCCGGCCGCTGAGAGGTGCGGAAAGAGATTGAAGGATTGGAAGACCATGCCCACCTCGCGGCGGATGGCGTCGCGCGTGCGCTCCGAGAGCACGAGACCGTCCACTGTGACCTCGCCCGCGTCGATTTCCTCCAAGCCGTTGATGCAGCGCAGCAACGTGGACTTGCCGGAGCCGGACGGT
The window above is part of the Desulfocurvibacter africanus subsp. africanus DSM 2603 genome. Proteins encoded here:
- a CDS encoding ParB/RepB/Spo0J family partition protein, whose translation is MGSGARFKRGEMYHVPMDELACSPELDEACPADLALQESILEHCREQGSLRPVSFRVCQDGTLEIIGGVDRLRAAKAAGLPTIPAVCCTGDSLEAEVVEDLLRPDLTPCRRAEAVLQALAYGFSKEQLAAVLGVSVEDVRSILELKKLPREIFEECRSHPEYSFEELLNIARMEGTEQQKTAFATYRLHIEDIRKDKNKVERLYQESLQCLDAIEGYLPYLDVLKADQAKYAKLRDKVSAISRRLDNWLVHRSLEI
- a CDS encoding ferredoxin-thioredoxin reductase catalytic domain-containing protein → MDAKQLYEKLKPIQEAKGYLFNADMSYTMPLLENLLVNKERYGYMSCPCRLAIGTFEEDRDIVCPCVYRDPDVAEYGACFCALYVNKEWNEGKIEHKTVPERRPAEKVMKAMGLG
- a CDS encoding glutaredoxin family protein: MPAKVKIYALSTCIHCKKAKEYLESNNVEYDCTYVDMLAGEERQQAVDEVKKHNPALSFPTMVVGGKVLVGFNKEELQAALGA
- a CDS encoding amino acid ABC transporter permease; amino-acid sequence: MHPQRTTSFTGLDAVLLLVLAGAAGWLAWRVTTVLGYDWDWSFLGRTILRRSEDGSLAPGLLLKGFVATLRLAAWTMLLALAAGVAAGLCRVSRSLFLRLCARTYVETMRNTPPLVLVFLFYFFVGDWIMTALGAQELAYGLSEAWQERLAWIMAPPGRLAAFLSALTTLALYEGAYIAEIVRSGVQSIERGQWEAAYALGLSRWQRMTRVILPQALRRMIPPLAGQFISTIKDSSIVAVISIPELTFEGLELMAATYRTFEIWLTVLGLYLLACLACSLAARRLETRLARRAA
- a CDS encoding transporter substrate-binding domain-containing protein, giving the protein MRHILSTALLALACIALLLCSAPLVQAANLKQELASQSAIEQVLRRGVLRVGMSTFEPWAMKDKDGEFMGYEIDVANRLAQDMGVKLELVHTQWSGIIPALLTGKFDMIIGGMSIRPDRALKVNFSIPYNVTGMSLVAHRQKAQGFSKLQDFDKPGVVIAARTGTSAAQAAQKYLPKATLRLFDSEPQALQELLNGNAHAFVSTAPKPAFEAIAHKDKLFLPFSGTFTSEPNAIAVRKGDPDALNYLDSWIRAVQAEGWFAERYTYWFETRDWANRLP
- a CDS encoding amino acid ABC transporter ATP-binding protein, encoding MLKKALDSRTKTLGEEIIGLRGVRKIFPGGVLALDGVDLHVRQGEMLVIIGPSGSGKSTLLRCINGLEEIDAGEVTVDGLVLSERTRDAIRREVGMVFQSFNLFPHLSAAGNIMLAPRLVRRWSRREAENEAVRLLDRVGLSGLGGRYPHQLSGGQQQRVAIARALAMRPRIMLFDEATSALDPEMIGEVLEVMKELALEGMSMVVVTHEMGFAREVGDRIALMDAGRIVEQASPESFFEDPRHERTRAFLSQIL